In Myxococcus stipitatus, the following are encoded in one genomic region:
- a CDS encoding N-acetylmuramoyl-L-alanine amidase-like domain-containing protein translates to MTWAVVLAAALLAQAAPVEAVVPTRANGWAGLDANAFAALVAESADAPLSQRLLSMSERFVNTPYVLSPLGEGSGVDPDPTFRLDAVDCLTFVEQSMALGLAHAEPEVAALLEHIRYAESPTYEDRNHLMEAQWLPNNVRKGFLRDVTRRWGGSDVVEAKKTLTASTWQSRSSQSLQLPKSRQPVGTYTFDMLPLERVMSHARDIPSGTILVVMREDLPFKATRMTHLGFVVQRKHRTYLRHASRGGYNRVVDEDLETFLRRNSRYAKWKVTGVSLFEAHRPDASPP, encoded by the coding sequence ATGACGTGGGCGGTGGTCCTGGCCGCCGCGCTCCTGGCGCAGGCGGCTCCCGTTGAAGCAGTGGTTCCCACACGCGCGAACGGCTGGGCCGGGCTGGACGCGAACGCGTTCGCCGCGCTGGTGGCCGAGTCCGCCGACGCGCCGCTGTCGCAGCGCCTCCTGTCGATGAGCGAGCGCTTCGTCAACACGCCCTATGTCCTGTCCCCCCTGGGCGAGGGCTCCGGCGTGGACCCGGACCCGACCTTCCGCCTGGACGCGGTGGACTGTCTCACCTTCGTCGAGCAGTCGATGGCGCTGGGGCTGGCGCACGCGGAGCCGGAGGTCGCCGCGCTGCTCGAGCACATCCGCTACGCCGAGTCGCCGACCTATGAGGACCGCAACCACCTCATGGAGGCGCAGTGGCTGCCCAACAACGTCCGCAAGGGCTTCCTGCGCGATGTGACACGCCGCTGGGGAGGCTCGGACGTCGTCGAGGCGAAGAAGACGCTGACGGCCTCGACGTGGCAGTCGCGCTCGTCTCAGTCGCTCCAGCTCCCCAAGTCGCGGCAGCCGGTGGGCACGTACACGTTCGACATGCTTCCGCTCGAGCGGGTGATGAGCCACGCGCGCGACATCCCCTCGGGCACCATCCTCGTGGTGATGCGCGAGGACCTCCCCTTCAAGGCCACGCGCATGACGCACCTGGGCTTCGTGGTGCAGCGCAAGCACCGCACCTACCTGCGCCACGCGTCGCGCGGCGGCTACAACCGCGTGGTCGACGAGGACCTGGAGACCTTCCTCCGGCGCAACTCGCGCTACGCGAAGTGGAAGGTCACCGGCGTGAGCCTCTTCGAGGCGCACCGCCCGGACGCCTCGCCGCCCTGA
- a CDS encoding response regulator produces MGSERIKVLLVEDDGDSRELLAELLEFEFDVVTATDGLAGLRAFESALPDVVVTDESLPGLCGTELAQRVKAHAPRTRVILVSGYSEVSGAEHCDLVLRKPIDVEQLSRAVGKLGDESRQWAGDDARQ; encoded by the coding sequence ATGGGTTCCGAGCGAATCAAGGTCCTCCTCGTGGAGGACGACGGGGACAGCCGGGAGCTTCTCGCGGAGCTCCTCGAGTTCGAGTTCGACGTGGTCACCGCCACTGACGGGCTCGCGGGCCTGCGGGCCTTCGAGAGCGCGCTGCCGGACGTCGTGGTGACGGACGAGTCGCTGCCTGGGCTGTGTGGCACCGAGCTGGCCCAGCGGGTGAAGGCCCACGCGCCACGCACGCGGGTCATCCTGGTGTCCGGTTACTCGGAGGTGAGCGGCGCGGAGCACTGCGACCTGGTGCTGCGCAAGCCCATCGACGTGGAGCAACTCAGCCGCGCCGTGGGCAAGCTGGGGGATGAATCCCGGCAGTGGGCGGGCGACGACGCTCGGCAGTGA
- the hpf gene encoding ribosome hibernation-promoting factor, HPF/YfiA family translates to MKVLMRGVHLTLTGPLREYLQEHLVRHIERYADDEAAEVDIALVDINGPKGGVDKECRVTVRMPNFAPVHVTETAETLFHAIDAARDRMERSLRRAVEKRRDVHTDGLPDDVAANVPNY, encoded by the coding sequence ATGAAGGTGTTGATGCGGGGCGTGCATCTGACGCTGACGGGGCCACTGAGGGAGTACCTGCAGGAGCATCTGGTGCGCCACATCGAGCGGTACGCGGATGACGAAGCGGCGGAAGTCGACATCGCGCTGGTGGACATCAACGGCCCCAAGGGAGGGGTGGACAAGGAGTGCCGGGTGACGGTGCGGATGCCGAACTTCGCGCCGGTGCACGTGACGGAGACGGCGGAGACGCTGTTCCACGCCATCGACGCGGCGCGTGACAGGATGGAGCGCAGCCTGAGGCGGGCCGTGGAGAAGCGCCGCGACGTCCATACGGACGGCCTGCCCGACGACGTCGCCGCCAATGTGCCCAACTATTAG
- a CDS encoding MXAN_5187 family protein: MVRLKFLLFALLVIGLGLAHLPMLSGPLRARAVEGATAQSASGIAEVARRVDARRAEIQALALKLAATPEVASAVHALVPAKPAAAARPSSRDKDREEDAGASLLPLTAERFAAVRTAVEAVVPKELKGAVVAVAAPDASFHAVSGAEPSSDATKLDVAALVTAGSTVVEALGTTHVFASVPVLWGGDFGMKPAVTLVLGAPLFDEGALEAAVQATGVTALGLVKGDSITAVGPEKLLAEGSLTQVVANSNGVVLRRGALQGLGPVSLPMLTEGDAMGGQAPLSVGSRRSLQGTSLDVLAVAGTQSVLGALAAYQQSALMALAGLLVLTLVWTALMGGGARASGGEESLQGSDTLSLSAAMAAAAPMAPQPPPVHQPVAAAPTPGPLPDPFASLPVPPAPQADPFAQAAPAPLADPFSMAAPAPAAHPFGADPFASAPVPPAPLADPFALPPPVPSPAPQANPFGSGDPFASADAFPFPAPPPAAPPANAYAAAATPFGAAPSMPFEPEPASFSASGESMSPASPRRGAFAFEDQPTAAYSLQQAANPFALAAAQSPENPETTRVAAIPRELLQASARPPEAPIPLPARAPSPAAIPLPGAGPSGNSAVALSEEQHFQEVFREFVTTRERCGEAADGLTYDKFVQKLRKNKEQLVQKYACKTVRFQVYVKEGKAALKATPVKD, encoded by the coding sequence ATGGTCCGCCTCAAGTTCCTCCTCTTCGCGCTCCTGGTCATTGGACTGGGGCTTGCTCACCTCCCGATGTTGTCGGGACCGCTGCGTGCACGCGCCGTGGAAGGAGCCACCGCGCAGTCCGCCTCGGGTATCGCCGAGGTGGCTCGTCGCGTCGACGCGCGCCGCGCCGAGATTCAGGCACTCGCGCTGAAGCTGGCGGCCACCCCGGAGGTCGCGTCGGCGGTGCATGCGCTGGTGCCCGCGAAGCCCGCGGCCGCCGCGCGTCCGTCCTCGCGTGACAAGGACCGGGAGGAGGATGCGGGCGCGTCGCTGCTGCCGCTGACCGCCGAGCGGTTCGCCGCCGTGCGCACAGCCGTCGAGGCCGTGGTGCCCAAGGAGCTCAAGGGCGCGGTGGTGGCCGTGGCCGCTCCGGACGCTTCGTTCCACGCCGTCTCCGGCGCGGAGCCTTCCTCGGACGCCACGAAGCTGGATGTCGCCGCGCTGGTGACGGCGGGGAGCACGGTGGTGGAGGCGCTCGGGACGACGCATGTGTTCGCCTCGGTGCCGGTGCTGTGGGGTGGGGACTTCGGAATGAAGCCGGCGGTGACGCTGGTGTTGGGGGCGCCGCTGTTCGACGAGGGCGCCCTGGAGGCCGCGGTCCAGGCCACGGGCGTGACGGCGCTCGGGTTGGTGAAGGGCGACAGCATCACGGCGGTGGGGCCCGAGAAGCTGCTGGCGGAGGGCTCGCTGACGCAGGTGGTGGCGAACTCGAATGGCGTGGTGCTGCGCCGGGGCGCGCTCCAGGGTCTGGGGCCGGTGTCGCTGCCGATGCTGACGGAGGGCGATGCCATGGGTGGGCAGGCGCCGCTGTCGGTGGGCTCCCGCCGGTCGCTGCAGGGCACGTCGCTGGATGTGCTCGCGGTGGCGGGCACGCAGTCCGTGCTGGGGGCGCTCGCCGCGTACCAGCAGAGCGCGTTGATGGCGCTGGCGGGCTTGCTGGTGCTGACGCTGGTGTGGACCGCGCTGATGGGCGGTGGTGCTCGCGCGAGTGGTGGCGAGGAGTCGCTGCAGGGCTCCGACACGCTGAGCCTGTCGGCCGCGATGGCGGCTGCTGCTCCCATGGCTCCGCAGCCTCCGCCGGTGCACCAGCCCGTGGCGGCCGCGCCGACGCCGGGGCCTCTGCCGGATCCGTTCGCCTCCTTGCCGGTGCCTCCCGCGCCGCAGGCGGACCCGTTCGCTCAGGCCGCGCCCGCGCCGTTGGCGGACCCGTTCTCCATGGCGGCTCCGGCTCCGGCGGCCCATCCGTTCGGGGCGGACCCGTTCGCGTCCGCGCCCGTGCCTCCCGCGCCGCTGGCGGATCCGTTCGCGCTGCCGCCTCCGGTTCCCTCGCCTGCGCCTCAGGCGAATCCGTTCGGGTCGGGGGACCCGTTCGCCTCGGCGGATGCGTTCCCGTTCCCCGCGCCTCCTCCCGCGGCGCCTCCGGCCAATGCGTATGCCGCGGCGGCCACTCCGTTCGGCGCGGCGCCGTCCATGCCCTTCGAGCCGGAGCCGGCGAGCTTCTCGGCCTCGGGGGAGTCGATGTCCCCGGCGTCGCCTCGGCGCGGGGCGTTTGCATTCGAGGACCAGCCCACGGCGGCGTACTCGCTGCAGCAGGCGGCGAACCCGTTCGCGCTGGCGGCGGCCCAGTCGCCGGAGAACCCAGAGACGACTCGCGTCGCGGCCATTCCTCGCGAGCTGCTCCAGGCCAGCGCGCGGCCGCCGGAGGCTCCGATTCCGTTGCCTGCCCGCGCGCCCTCGCCGGCGGCGATTCCGCTTCCGGGCGCGGGGCCTTCGGGCAACTCCGCGGTGGCGCTCTCCGAGGAGCAGCACTTCCAGGAGGTCTTCCGCGAGTTCGTCACCACCCGTGAGCGGTGTGGCGAGGCGGCGGACGGCCTGACGTACGACAAGTTCGTGCAGAAGCTGCGCAAGAACAAGGAGCAGCTCGTCCAGAAGTACGCCTGCAAGACGGTGCGCTTCCAGGTCTACGTGAAGGAAGGCAAGGCTGCGCTCAAGGCCACGCCCGTCAAGGACTGA